In Candidatus Contubernalis alkalaceticus, the following proteins share a genomic window:
- a CDS encoding ABC transporter permease: MSLFKKIIKNPMGLFGLCIIIFWMIVAAFAPILAPPADSQNPYSIMRHSFSSLPSSPDEEALFGTTSGGYDIFYGIIWGSRTAFLVGLITVLCSSFIGVLIGGLGAFWGGILDNIAMRIVDLFMSIPFLIAVIVMTTVMGKGLDKIIIALIIFGWRGYARIMRSEVLALKEEEFVLAAKSLGASSSRIFFRHIIPNAIYPIIVLVSINIGRMTLVAAALSFVGVGAEPGFADWGQMLNFARRWISGVPGDPFFYWYTYTYPSIAMVSFVLGWTLFGDALRDIYDPKINI, from the coding sequence ATGTCCTTATTTAAAAAAATAATTAAAAATCCCATGGGTTTATTTGGTCTATGTATCATTATTTTTTGGATGATTGTTGCTGCATTTGCTCCAATACTTGCTCCACCGGCTGATTCACAAAATCCATATTCAATTATGCGGCATAGTTTTTCATCCCTTCCCAGTTCTCCTGATGAAGAAGCATTATTTGGTACCACTAGCGGAGGTTATGATATTTTTTATGGAATTATTTGGGGCAGCAGAACTGCATTTCTTGTTGGCCTTATTACAGTTCTTTGTTCATCCTTTATTGGAGTCTTAATTGGTGGGTTGGGGGCATTTTGGGGTGGAATACTGGATAATATAGCTATGCGAATTGTAGATTTATTCATGAGCATACCTTTTTTAATTGCTGTTATAGTTATGACTACAGTTATGGGTAAAGGGCTGGATAAAATTATCATTGCTTTAATAATTTTTGGGTGGCGTGGCTATGCCCGTATTATGCGAAGTGAAGTACTGGCTTTAAAAGAAGAGGAGTTTGTCCTGGCTGCAAAAAGTCTTGGGGCTTCTTCCAGTCGTATTTTTTTTCGCCATATTATTCCAAATGCCATCTACCCAATAATAGTACTTGTATCAATCAACATTGGTAGGATGACACTAGTTGCTGCGGCTTTAAGTTTTGTTGGGGTTGGAGCAGAGCCTGGCTTTGCAGATTGGGGTCAGATGCTTAATTTTGCTCGTCGTTGGATCTCTGGTGTGCCCGGAGACCCCTTTTTTTATTGGTACACCTATACTTATCCATCTATTGCCATGGTATCCTTTGTTCTAGGATGGACTTTATTTGGCGATGCGTTGAGAGATATTTATGATCCGAAAATTAACATTTAG